From Solanum lycopersicum chromosome 4, SLM_r2.1:
AGCTGTATCTGCCTTTGATCTCAAAAATCTCGTCCAGGTGTATCTTGAATAgtcatcaacaatcaccaaGATGTACTTCTTGCCATTTCTGCTTTGAATCTTCAAGGGTCCACAAAGGTCCATGTGAAGCAGCTCTAAGATTCTTGATGATGTTACCTGATTCTTGGGCTTGAATGATGATCTGATTTGCTTTCCTTTAACACAagcttcacatattttattttcagcaaacttcaTTTTGGGCAACCCTCGGACCAGGTCCTTTGAAATCAACTTATTTAATAAAGATGAACTCACATGTCCCAGCCTACGATGCCAGAGATcagcattttcattttgagcaCTGAGACATGTTAAGTCATCTCCATGAGAGATTTCCAAGTTtgccacatacatatttttacttctgtgtGCAGTGAGAATTACCTTGTTTGTAGTTAAACTCACCATAGTGCATTTTTCAGAAGTAAATTTGACCTCATTTCCTTTGTCACAGATTTATGACACACTTAGCAAGCTGTACTTCAACACATCCACatggtaaacattgtcaattgaatcttcaagagatcttcctactttgccaactcccaaaatgtaccccttcttGCCATCACCAAATGAGACACCTCCACCTTGGAgggtcttgagtgagaggaagttctttacatcaccagtcatatgtttAGAGCAGCCACTATCCTtataccaacattgactgctgcccctctcactcacctgcaccaaaaatcacttgttaagcttgggaacccatttcatCTTGAGTTCCCAGTAGGCAGACAAAGGAGTGATCAGATTGTACTTGGTCCAATATGGTAGACTTTGAATCTTTCTAACAAAGGACCTAGGAGCAAGAACAGATTTGTTCTTTGAAAATCTGTGAGTTGAGACAGGTTCTTTAGGACCAGGTTTCTCATTTGGTACATTCTGTCTTTCAGTATAATTAGAGTATCTTTCACATGAGTTTTTCCAGCTAACACACTCATTCTTCAAATGTCCATTCTTACCACAATGCAGACACAACAAATTGTcagacacaaacacatacttactatgaggattataaggaggacttatgttcagacttcctagtcctttcttattgaaattactctgatttgtcaCATTTGACATCAGTTTTGAGGATTTGGTccacttaagagatttttcaagttcctCCTTAAGTTTCACAATATCctgttctaattttttattcttttcaaatgACAATCTGAGATTTGTCTcggagtttttcaatttttcttgaatttctgCTTGCAAACTGTTTGGCTTTCCATTCagcttttcagcttcttcagtaaACTGACACAACTGATGCTTAAGTTCAGAATTTTTAAACTTTAGAGACACCATTCTTGCCATTGTCTCTTCAAATTGaactttgttttcagttaaaatttcaagttcagcATTCATGGCATCTCTTTCAGATGTTAAATCTATCACAGAATCTAGCATGACTTTTGCCAAGGTTCTTAATTtcttaagagaatatttatccaagtcaATTTTCATGTCAAGAAGAGTTACCTGattgtcctcttcttcattttctgtgtgtgccatgagagcaaacatttcattgaagacaATTTCCTCCTCATGCACAGCAATCATAGACACATCTTTTGGCTCATCAGgatcttctgaatcacttgaagAATCCCCCCATGCAGCAAGAGCTCTTTTGACAACCATATCAGCAGCAGCTTTACGATCTCTGTTTCCAAGTACCAGGtcccttttgttttctttgtcaCCCCTGTGTTTTTGATGTTCCTTGTTTTCAGTCTTGAGCAAAGGACACTCTCTAATGAAGTGTCCAGattttccacacttgtagcaaGTATCTCCTTGAGCAGCATTTCGAGTcccatttgttcctcttttatacattttgttctttctcacaatcttttgaaatctactgatgagatatgccatatcatcatcatcacttgaatcttcatctgatttatacttcaacatcaatgaTTTGTCCTTCTTGATTTCCCTTTTTGACAAATCATAGTttcgattcatctcatgtgtTTTAAGATTGCCAATCAAGGCATCCATAGTCAGCACCTTCAAGTCTTTAGCTTTAGTAATGGCATCAACTTTACTCTCCTAAGACTTTGGAAGAATTCGAAGCACTTTCCTGACTTGTTTGgtcatgcttataggttcaccCAAACTTCATAGCTCATTTATAATAGAAGAAAACTTGGTGAACATGTCATGTATagtttctccttccttcattttgaagttctcaTATCGTGAGGTGAGCATATCAATCTTggattctttgacttgttcagttccttcatgtGCAGTCAACAAGCAATCCCAAATTTCTTTAGCAGACTCACAGGCTGACACTCTATTgtactcatcaggtcctatcccaCAAACCAAaagagttttagctttgaaacccttttcaatctttttcttgtCAGCATCATCATATTTCTGCCTGGGCTTTGGAACAGTAATGGTCCTTTCTCCATCTTTTACTTCCATCATTGGAACAAAGGGTCCATCTAGTATAATATCCCATAACTCGCTATCTTCAGCCATGAGATAGTCgtgcattctaactttccaccaactgtagaagtgtccattgaaacgaggaggtCTGTGTGATGACTGACCTTCTTCGAGGTTAAGTGGAGCTGCCATTCTTAGAACAAAATCActtccttggtgttaaccaaatagGTAGTgtccgctctgataccacttgatagaatgtatgccttcacttaacgagtaatggaccaggtcccttactttacttcagagaattaccagaaagttaaatgcagtaaaatcaacacaataattttacgtggaaaccttcttgcttaagggagtaaaaccacgacctgtctcacaggattttcaatcgttttcactaatcttcaaaagcaaaagagaAACATGATTACACTaaacgtaagaaagagttatcaatcttaccgtTAAACAATAGATCTCTATTACTCAACAAGCCAAAGTagaaaaacaatctacccactaagctatcccacctggacaacctagactttgaacacaacacaccaattcctttatagatttaggagtggtttacaatttaagaacaagagaataaattcctaaacaactagacgaaaagctccagatGTTGCTGTTGTCCTAGGAATGattctgcctttgctttgtatttgtctttgcaagagttcttgaaaagtgtttatcaagttgcaaaaactgaaGAAAagtgtttaggaaagtgccttttatatgggcaagtcactttcctaaacttctttgtCATTGGTTGGAAGGgtcacactttctgacgccatcgggaagtgtgcacctactttctgcaCCATCTCCAGCTGGCAGTTGACTGGCTCATAATCATGAGAGTCTGGTACCTCTATTAGGTCCCTGAGttttgtttcatctgcaatacttTGAACAATacacctgcaatactcaagtagaaaatccggtacctttatgaggtccctaagtttgtcaaatcatcaaaactacaaataacagaTTCTCTAACCAATAagcatcactatgagcctaagcgATGGTACAACGTCTTACCTCACATTGCAAGACAATCGTCCTATACCTTATCATCGGCATAGGACTTGAACTAAGtgaatccactagtctatgctaaaactcactaaggaatcatctaaaaagtatgaccctttatATGTCCATGTTGGCTATATGGTTTATAGgggcttgagttaatatgaactcgcgtCCCCATATCAGTGCTCAACACTACTCacaaaatacttagctcaatgttttaaaaataacttctaCTCTGGTTTGAGGTAGTTTATTCAAACTTAGcttttaaaagctctcttgaaAATCATAGTTTTGTCTTTAGTAAAAACTAGCCAAAGGCTCTGTTAGAAGTCTAGCTtcctttatttctcaaaatgtgaaaacatttgtactCTTAGTAAATATTTAGTCCCCTCATAACTTTTAACAAATGAACTTAATTTTTTACTCTTTGCTCAACTTGTAACTTAACTCTTATGGAAATACTAAGTTcctttataacttttgagaattcTAACTCAACTCACTACTCTTTGCTCAACTTGTAGCTTGAtccttaaaacaaaattaaaatatttgtttaagactcttgaaaatttttaagaacttagtttgatttgtttttaacttttagacttgactcttaacttatttgactttactcttaactttccttgaattgaattatgaattcaaggttcatgatatcatgtttatggataatttcatgatgtttagatgtaccttagagtgttggaatcaactaagaaatGTGGTTatatcacttaggaactagtacgaaaagatgggGAAAGAATGGAGTATCCATGCGTCCTTGGCTCCCTGAGAGGCGTGGAACACCAGAGCCTGATGGAAAGAGGTTGTCCTGAGGGGATCTGGCTGGTGCGCCGCACTAGGGCTTGTTGGACAGAACCTACCCTGAAGGGCTCTGGCAGACGCAGCGCCCCAAGGCCTGTCAGACGGGAgtttcaacttttcttctctatttttcatctctaaaccttctaaacttCCATGCATATTTCCCTAAACACTTAGGATTACAAATgacctcaatacccaatagattaAACTCGAGAAACAACCTGAAAACACGAATCAAATCAACTAAAGGCatgcaacaactcaaccaacaagatttcaataatgttcttcaagaacttcacttttcATCATCAATCTACTCACATACCTTATTATtgatcacccccgacgaattcCACTTGAAAATCCTGgcgttcttgatgaattcttgatcttttctcccttttttccttcttctcttttctcttctccaagccctaagtGTAAACAACATTTCTATTCTAAATTTCCAATTTATTTTAACCCcaaataaacccttaaaacgGATTAGAAAATAGATGAGCGGAAAGACAAGTTTGCCCTTACTAAAATCGAAATTGGACTTTCCTCTCTTCAACAATCCAACTTCCAAAatgcatatctccctcatacgatatcgaaATCGTGCAAACGCAGCGTCGTTGGAAAGATATTTCCAAGGCCCCATATAAAGAACTAACTCTAgctcatcctgagctagaagttatagGCGTTTATCAAAACTGACTTCTTACACTTCGGcaaattttcaagattttttctattcttttcaaaaatgataatttttggtttcttagcttattcttggCTATTAcgagttacgagatgttacatcTTGATTATGTAAAATGAATTTTATCTTATAACAGACATAAAATAAGACGTTAAAACACcacttattttgaaattgagaaaaaaaagtaattaataacGTGACACTAATTAGTACTTCTAtgattatttcaaattaatttgtcaatgcataaaaaaaatcgaTATATCTCTTGTTCGatttacttttttcaaaaaatcgataaaattggAAGAACATTATCAATGTGTCTATTATTAtgtaaaacaaattttattttaaaacaaaaaaagaagtaaaacaccacttattttgaaatagaGGAAATAGTAGTAATTAATAACATGACACTAATTAGTACTTCTCTGATTATTCCAAATTTGTTgtcaatttataaaataaatatatgtggctcttcctttttatttaaataacgactattttataacacatattttaaaaatgatatacaTGTGCAACATACGTGTTGTGAaactagtaataataattaaaaaaaagtatagcaCAATAGctcttcattttaaaataagtggTGTTTTTAGCTTGTTTACAACTCTTAAGGAAATTAACTGTTCCTAAAAAGTGAGAtgcattttttaatttacttttgatAAATACATGTagctcttttttattatttaattaatgataaagctgaaaaaaaacattattaacATGTTCTTCATTGTGAATTTACTTTTATAACAAACACAGAATGTTAAAACACCacttattttgaaatgaaaaagttAGTAACTAATAACGTGATAATAATTAGTATTCCTAAGattattctaaattaattttcagTGTACAAAATAAATGCATATagctcttttttttaaaaaacaatccaaaaaatgataaaattggaAGAACATTATTATCGTGtatgtaaatttattttaatacaaataaagaagaagtaaaacaccacttattttaaaatgaaagaaatagtagTAATTAATAACGTGATTCTAATAAGTACTGCtatgattattataattaagttgttaatttaaaaaataaatatatgtagctcttttcttttaatttatacaaCGACTATTTCACAACATCGTATACTAAAAATACGATACCCACGTATAATGTTGTCCTTCatcttaaaataaatgatatttttagcTTGAACACACCTCTTGAGGAAATTAAGTATTCCTAAAAAGTGAGAAGAATCTTTTTCTAATTTACTTTAGATAAATATATGTagctttttattattatttatataacgaTAAAATTGGAAGAACATTTTTAGCATGTTCTTGATTATgtaaaactaattttattttatagcaaacaaaagataaaaagttaaaatatcatttattttaaaataaagaaaaaataaaaattaatactgTGACACTAATTAGTACTCTTACCATTATTCCACATTAGTTATCGACGTACAAAAATAAATGCATGAAGCTCTGTTTTAcgataattcaaaaaatagtaaaattgaaagaacattAATGTGTTTTTTGTTATGTAAAacaaattttactttaaaataaaaagagtagaAGTAAAAAACCACTTATTTTGTAATGAAGCAAATAGTAGTAATTATTAGTGTGACTCTAATTCGTACTCAtgtgattattttaaattagttgtcaatttacaaataaatatatatagttcttttatatttatttaaatatcaataaaattgGAAGAACATTATTAACATGTTCTTGATTATAGAAtaagacaatatttttttaagcaaaaaaaaaaaagaaaaaaagaaacacCATTTATTTTGAGGAAGAAAATATTAGTAATTACAAATAACGTGACACTAATGTGTAATAGTACGATTTTTACaaattaattgtcaatttacaaaattaagGTAAAATTACTCTAATTTTCCCCATATTTcccttcaattttttcaaaaatataaatattgcaAAATACCAAAAATGTTCTTTCATTATCAATTTTGATGTTTACAAATCAAGaacataaagataaaaatatatttaagccataaaaaataaatcagtaAAAATACACATATTATTCATGTTTCTCGAGGGGcgttaaagaaaaaataaatgaaaacaaataCTAATATATTacccttttatttcttttttttaatatttaatataaaagtgAACAAGGGTTGGACTAAGACTGGTCAACGGAACGGGATGTACCGGTATTGTTCCGGTTCATCCCGTTTCGATTGCCTACGGGACGGGACGGGATAGTCTGAACCGGTACACGGAATGGGATGAAACCGTGATTTCGTATCGGTATACCGGTACCGGTTCATCCCGGTTTCGGTTCCGGTCCAGTCCAATTCCAATCctctttaattaatatatattaattttttttatattttatataatttatatttatattttctataaattatatttcatactttatattttatttaatatttacaagacacaaattataaatataacttataaaataaatattaatgaatataagtaataacttataaagtataaacttccaaagatttaaattttgaaaactttattaaactttacttgcaaacttaacaacaacaaaaaaaattataaaatatctttaaaataaactcaagtaaaaaattatagtataaatttaaaaactattaatttatacttagaaaaataaaaataaaaattatattttggtaaTCCCAAAAAATATCGCTTATCCCGTCCCGTTCCATCCCGGTCCGTTCCGGTTCCATCCCAATATATAGTGAAACAAGACGGAACCGATTATTTATTCCGATAATTCCTGTCAGATTCATTCCGATACCGGTCAACAGGTTCCGTTCCAATCCGATACCAATTTGTTCCGGTCCAATGAACCGATTCCGgtccgttgaccagtcttaCGGCTATCATTTGTTGTAGCGAAAAGCTTTGTGAATAGTACTTCAAAATTATAAGCAAACCACGTGTACTGAATTTGTGGTCATTTAAGGGGTActtctgattttattttttggatttgattttaggtcttattttgTCTACTTATTATTCGAATGGTTTGTTTTTTTGGTTCAATTTGCTGATCTATTCGGTCTTTGTGTGTGTTGCATGCactgaatttaaatttaatttggtgTTGTTTTGATCCATCAAATGTAGAAACTTCATATTCAAAAATATCTCCATTTCTCATAGGGTAAGTTGGTGTGCGGTTTCAATACAGATTACATTCTTTGACTATGTTTAATCTTCTCTGATTTGATTGtaagaggtttttttttttttttaaatttttcctttaGTATATAACATTATACTTGCTCATGTTCGACTCTGTCCATGatcaaattatgataattcTATTACAATCTTTTTTGCTTTTGTGGCTCTCAAATTTTGTCACCTTTTTTCTGTATATCTCTATCTTGGTGTTTGTCTTAGCTCTTTGTATTGGTGAGACTGTACTTTCATTGTTTATAGTAACCCCAAAAAATTGGGTTGCTTCTTGTTTTGCTGAAAGTTTGTATACATCTCAAGTATTTTGTGTCCACCAAAAAAGTAGAATAGAATGTATGACTTTTACTTTAACAAATTGAGCACTACTTGCAACAGGAATGTTCGACAAAGAAAATGACGAGTGTTGCATGCCTTGAAGGAAGTTGGCAGGATCTATCCTTTTTGCTGTTTTTGGGCTAGATTCTGAACTATCTTCATGACTTCTCCCTGTTTTTCTCACTTTTTCAAAGTATCAAATTTCCTgttgatggatatctgatggtaGTTTATGGCTTGAGAGCCTAAGACTTTTAATTGGTCTCTAATTTCACTAATGTAATCGCTAGGTAGTAATTTACAGAAATGCATATACACTTCAATCATCTTAAAAGTCTTAAACTATTACTTGAACAAGTTGGTAAAATTTGTTCTAAACACTGAAGCTAAAATTATAGGGATGATCGAAATCATATATTAGATGTCATAGATTCTAACTTAAAAGGTCACAATTGTTTCACTATTACATGGTATTCAATAGTGTTTGTCTAAGCTGAAAATACATCTATTTACATGTAACAATAGTTCACCTTTTCGGTCTCGCTGTCCgcgtttcaatttatttatcctATTTTGACTTGGCACAAAgttcaacaaaatataaaagaattttgaatCTTGTCGTCTAATTAAAAGTTATGTCAATTGGACCAAAATGTACTctaatcttgtggttttaagtaaaaaattgaaattgaagagTTGCTTAACAAAGGAAAGAGACATTCTTTTTGGACTAAAAGGAaagtaagacaaataaattgtaCCGGATGGagcagttttttttttgtaagtatatgtattaataattgCTATGATATTTATTTGAAGGTAAAAGAGGCATAAAGCATAGGGGGAATTTTATAAACTTGCTCTAATTTAGAGATGAATCATAACTTTGGTTATTTTGATGAGTATCAATAGGCCTAAGGATTGAAAGaatgaatttataaaatgatgatgatgatagtcgagataatttttttttggatatctGAGTGCTTTTTAAGGAAGAGGAAGAAATTATTGTGATAAAATTTGACATGCTATTTCTAATCTGTGGAAACGTGGTAACccaaaaagaggaaaaaaatgtaACTCTTCAAAAGCTTGAATCTTTAAGCATATTCTTGGCAACTTTTCTAATTGACCCAATTAACTCCTGAAATGTTCCAattgttgaaaatataaatgagggaagaaaaggtaaaaagaaaaattactatCATCTAAGTCCGGAATTGTTGTGTAAGATCGGTGAAGTTTCCATGTTGTTTGTCCTCTGAGGAAGTTCTACCCTCAAGTTTCCGGGTTAGGTTCATGTTCCCTAGAACAGAAAGACATAATTGGATATAGTTGGTCATTTATGTGTTCTATGGTGATACAAATCTTacatttaatatgtttttattcaCCTTGATTCAGTATTTTCACATTGATAGGTGATATGATATGCTCTGCTTTTAATTCTACAAATCATTCATCCATAATTGTATTTAAAGTCATTTAAATTTTCATGGAGTTGATGTGAAAAATGTAGTAGCATTAACATAGAGGAAAGAATATGTTGATGAAAACACCTCTGGAGTATGTAGTTTTCTTAAGCATCTCCCCGATACATTTGTGTTTTCTAagacatttattatattttgtttgaagCCTTCTTTGGCAATGCCAACATAATTGCCTTAGATTTCTTCGATTATTTGATGTTTGTTTCTCCCCATCTCTTCTCAAATTGGATACCTTCTATCACATGTTTCTAACAAATGTATTGGCTACAAGTTTCATGGTTTAATAGAACATGATGAAATTTTTATCAAGCCATATCAAATCTTGAATCACAGTGATGGCAATGAGGCACCCGGTCAAAAGCGAGAGAAACCCCATCcctctctttccttttttcgCCCCCATGTCGCCACACGGGGGGAACATAGGGACGATGAAAGCGATGGAATTCTTGAAGTAAGTGTAGAcctttgaaattatttttttctagcaATATCTCGAAATCTTTTCAGCTGCTCAACATTATAACTGGTGGTGTCACCTTAGGAACAGGAAAAAGAGTAGTTTGATTGCTACACCCTTTACTGGTAAGTTTGCTACTTTAGTTCTTCTCCTTACCTGTATATTATTATGTATAGACTGGACGACTAAATTGACTCCCTGCCTATTGGTTGGAAATTTTCAAAGTACGATATTTATTCCCTCTCCATATAATAAGATTCTTCATTCAACTATTTCATGGAACATAGTAGGTATCAACATAATATGagaccttttattttttaaaatcgtaCGGAAAAGGATTTCAAATATTGATTCAGCTTTGAATTTATGATTGTATGCATGACTTAACTACTAAGAAGGAAAAGAGGATATGGAAATTTCTAGCTTTCCTATTGAGTCAGGCAGTCGACTTTAGCGTGCAACAAGTCGATTAAATTTTCTACTGCtttcaaaagaagaaatattatccaagataattttttttgctgCAAAGATAAGTATCTATCATGTACAATTGGTGTTGCCAATATtcttattatgatgatttaatagtttt
This genomic window contains:
- the LOC138348116 gene encoding uncharacterized protein, with amino-acid sequence MDALIGNLKTHEMNRNYDLSKREIKKDKSLMLKYKSDEDSSDDDDMAYLISRFQKIVRKNKMYKRGTNGTRNAAQGDTCYKCGKSGHFIRECPLLKTENKEHQKHRGDKENKRDLVLGNRDRKAAADMVVKRALAAWGDSSSDSEDPDEPKDVSMIAVHEEEIVFNEMFALMAHTENEEEDNQVTLLDMKIDLDKYSLKKLRTLAKVMLDSVIDLTSERDAMNAELEILTENKVQFEETMARMVSLKFKNSELKHQLCQFTEEAEKLNGKPNSLQAEIQEKLKNSETNLRLSFEKNKKLEQDIVKLKEELEKSLKWTKSSKLMSNVTNQSNFNKKGLGSLNISPPYNPHSKYVFVSDNLLCLHCGKNGHLKNECVSWKNSCERYSNYTERQNVPNEKPGPKEPVSTHRFSKNKSVLAPRSFVSERGSSQCWYKDSGCSKHMTGDVKNFLSLKTLQGGGVSFGDGKKGYILGVGKVGRSLEDSIDNVYHVDVLKYSLLSVS
- the LOC138348117 gene encoding uncharacterized protein: MAAPLNLEEGQSSHRPPRFNGHFYSWWKVRMHDYLMAEDSELWDIILDGPFVPMMEVKDGERTITVPKPRQKYDDADKKKIEKGFKAKTLLVCGIGPDEYNRVSACESAKEIWDCLLTAHEGTEQVKESKIDMLTSRYENFKMKEGETIHDMFTKFSSIINEL